From a single Hypomesus transpacificus isolate Combined female chromosome 14, fHypTra1, whole genome shotgun sequence genomic region:
- the accs gene encoding 1-aminocyclopropane-1-carboxylate synthase-like protein 1 isoform X1, which translates to MMDYRGRRHERGSNWSDPEIVELLQLWSDETVQLELESSLRNQHVFDRIAAALRDRSIYRTGDQCREKIKKMKLEYRRIKDNHKLRSWKFYDVMDRVLANRPAITYSSLGGAVIAHQVLHSPSGTDAYMHGLPATTFGPAITGGFLFGNPPRPGDDALRVKCEDVESGDGAPPQLLYNYGSEDDQETERRSARLDEDPVPLVERGECIANMISPSATERSYHPPDCIRPADFSDQNLAGSSGTGASTSAAPAHMAPEGQGERQGPRTQPPERQRKRRRGAGRGSGSCGGHGALDHALVSFLKWQRSAEERLLSLEEARLEREARAEERREQQEERRAESERQHELRLLSVFAGALAAARHTGPSTADSTLPPAAAAAPPGSLSAHSVSTCSTNPEAPAASSALARLPVLSPPSAETLVPAGLPPGSGNILATLRGADTPGHSVYLSCRGNTIRQHQGILQEGYTQYHADKHHDTHNPDGIINMGTSENKLCYDLLHKRLAQSDMQHMDAALLQYPDWKGHRFLREEVARFLTHYCHPPSPLKADSVVVMNGCGSLFSSMAAVICDPEDAMLIPTPFYGVITEDLHLYSGVRLYHVPLDCEPSGLSGRPFQLTASHLEKALTNAKREGVNIRAVILVNPHNPLAEVYSPQEMRAFLEFAKKHKLHAIVDEVYMLTVFDDSVPFHSVLSLDSLPDPQRTHVMWGTSKDFAMAGMRVGTLYTQNQDLVEALDQMGAFHGVPGPIQHQVAQLLQDRDWVSGEFLPETRRRLQAAHGYVTRQLQGLGVPYLHRSAGFYVWADLRKYLREASFAEELSLWRCFLRHKVVLSCGQAFSCSTPGWFRMVFTQQQRHLQLGMERIRQALEETKAARGFSALGAPTASGGQEEASVRSLKKEDSTDSDKAVTVNPVSVNLPENKPTDESTQEDEPASDIPSLASEDLVLLDCQTSQPADGLDSLIGALRQQIRSSDWLEKNTPELAAGEDPGLLDVFTELLDRARK; encoded by the exons ATGATGGACTACCGTGGAAGAAGACATGAACGTGGAAGCAACTGGTCTGACCCAGAGATAGTTGAATTGCTCCAGCTGTGGTCTGACGAGACAGTCCAACTCGAGCTCGAAAGCTCCCTTCGAAATCAACATGTCTTTGACAGGATAGCGGCCGCTTTGCGAGATAGGAGCATATATCGCACAGGGGACCAGTGCAGGGAGAAGATCAAAAAGATGAAGCTGGAATACCGACGTATCAAAGACAATCACAAGTTGAGGTCCTGGAAATTTTACGATGTGATGGACAGGGTCTTAGCAAATAGACCAGCCATAACGTATTCCTCGCTGGGAGGTGCAGTCATCGCCCACCAGGTCCTGCACAGTCCCAGTGGGACAGACGCATACATGCACGGGCTCCCTGCAACTACTTTCGGTCCCGCGATCACGGGTGGGTTTTTGTTTGGCAACCCGCCAAGGCCAGGTGATGACGCGCTGCGCGTAAAATGTGAGGACGTGGAGTCAGGTGATGGAGCACCCCCACAGCTGCTCTACAATTATGGGTCCGAAGATGatcaagagacagagaggagatcTGCCAGATTGGACGAGGATCCTGTGCCCCTTGTTGAACGTGGGGAGTGCATTGCAAACATGATATCTCCATCAG CTACAGAAAGAAGCTATCATCCCCCTGACTGTATTCGGCCTGCAGATTTCAGCGACCAGAACCTGGCCGGTTCCTCGGGCACTGGAGCCTCCACCTCCGCTGCTCCGGCTCACATGGCACCAGAGGGCCAGGGAGAGCGGCAGGGCCCCCGGACCCAGCCCCCCGAGAGGCAGAGGAAGCGCCGGCGTGGCGCGGGCCGGGGGTCCGGCTCGTGCGGGGGCCACGGGGCCTTGGACCATGCTCTGGTGAGCTTCCTCAAGTGGCAGCGCTCGGCGGAGGAGCGCCTCCTGTCCCTGGAGGAGGCGCGTCTGGAGCGGGAGGCGCGGGCCGAGGAGCGgagggagcagcaggaggagaggagggcagagagtgagaggcaGCATGAGCTGCGTCTCCTCAGCGTGTTCGCCGGGGCCCTGGCTGCAGCCAGGCACACCGGCCCCTCCACTGCTGACAGCACCCTCCCgcctgccgccgccgccgcccctCCCGGCTCTCTCTCCGCCCACTCTGTCTCGACGTGCTCCACCAACCCAGAGGCCCCTGCTGCCTCATCAGCCCTGGCCAGGCTGCCCgtcctcagccccccctccgCGGAGACACTTGTCCCAGCTGGGCTTCCCCCTGGATCTGGCAACATCCTGGCCACTCTGAGAGGGGCCGACACACCTGGGCACAGTGTTTACCTGTCCTGCCGGGGTAACACCATCAGACAGCACCAGGGCATCCTGCAGGAGGGCTACACCCAGTACCATGCTGATAAACACCATGACACCCACAACCCTGAC GGAATAATCAACATGGGCACCAGTGAGAACAAGCTGTGCTATGATCTGCTCCATAAAAGg CTGGCCCAGTCTGACATGCAACACATGGACGCAGCTCTGCTTCAGTATCCAGACTGGAAAGGCCACCGCTT TCTGAGAGAAGAGGTTGCCAGATTCCTGACACACTACTGTCACCCCCCCAGTCCGCTGAAAGCTGACAGT gtggtgGTTATGAACGGCTGTggttctcttttctcctccatgGCCGCTGTGATATGTGACCCTGAAG ATGCCATGCTCATCCCCACCCCGTTTTATGGGGTGATTACTGAGGACCTACACCTCTACAGTGGAGTCAGGCTCTACCATGTTCCCCTGGACTGTGAG CCCAGTGGCCTCAGCGGCAGGCCATTCCAACTCACCGCGTCCCATCTGGAGAAGGCTCTGACAAACGccaagagagag GGGGTGAACATCCGAGCCGTGATCCTGGTCAACCCTCACAACCCCCTGGCAGAGGTCTACAGCCCCCAGGAGATGAGGGCCTTCCTGGAGTTTGCCAAAAA GCACAAGCTGCACGCCATCGTCGACGAGGTCTACATGTTGACTGTGTTTGACGACTCTGTCCCGTTCCACAGCGTTCTCAGTCTAGACAG CCTGCCTGATCCTCAGAGAACGCATGTTATGTGGGGGACCAGCAAG GACTTTGCGATGGCTGGAATGCGTGTAGGTACTCTGTACACTCAGAACCAGGACTTGGTAGAAGCTCTGGACCAGATGGGAGCGTTTCATGGTGTCCCCGGACCCATACAACACCAGGTGGCCCAACTGCTCCAGGACAGgg ACTGGGTGAGCGGAGAGTTCCTCCCAGAGACGAGgcggaggctgcaggctgctcaCGGCTACGTGACCCGGCAGCTCCAGGGCCTGGGCGTACCCTACCTCCACAGGTCTGCAGGCTTCTACGTCTGGGCAGACCTCAGGAAG taCCTACGCGAGGCTTCGTTTGCTGAGGAGCTGTCCCTGTGGAGGTGTTTCCTCAGACACAAGGTGGTGCTTAGCTGTGGCCAggccttctcctgctccacaCCAGGGTGGTTCCGCATGGTCTTCACGCAGCAACAGCGCCACCTCCAGCTTG GCATGGAGCGGATCAGGCAGGCCTTGGAGGAGACGAAGGCAGCGAGAGGCTTCTCTGCCTTGGGAGCCCCCACAGCCtctggggggcaggaggaggcctCAGTGAGGTCACTGAAGAAGGAGGACAGCACCGACTCAGACAAAGCAGTGACCGTCAACCCTGTGTCCGTCAACCTGCCAGAGAACAAACCAACAGACGAGTCAACACAGGAGGATGAGCCCGCCTCTGACATCCCCTCACTGGCCAGCGAGGACTTGGTGCTGCTGGACTGCCAAACGTCTCAACCCGCAGATGGATTGGACTCGCTGATCGGTGCTCTGAGACAGCAGATCCgctcctctgattggctggagaaGAACACCCCCGAGCTGGCTGCTGGGGAGGACCCGGGGCTGCTGGATGTCTTCACTGAGCTGCTGGACAGGGCCAGGAAGTAG
- the accs gene encoding 1-aminocyclopropane-1-carboxylate synthase-like protein 1 isoform X3, with amino-acid sequence MWSATERSYHPPDCIRPADFSDQNLAGSSGTGASTSAAPAHMAPEGQGERQGPRTQPPERQRKRRRGAGRGSGSCGGHGALDHALVSFLKWQRSAEERLLSLEEARLEREARAEERREQQEERRAESERQHELRLLSVFAGALAAARHTGPSTADSTLPPAAAAAPPGSLSAHSVSTCSTNPEAPAASSALARLPVLSPPSAETLVPAGLPPGSGNILATLRGADTPGHSVYLSCRGNTIRQHQGILQEGYTQYHADKHHDTHNPDGIINMGTSENKLCYDLLHKRLAQSDMQHMDAALLQYPDWKGHRFLREEVARFLTHYCHPPSPLKADSVVVMNGCGSLFSSMAAVICDPEDAMLIPTPFYGVITEDLHLYSGVRLYHVPLDCEPSGLSGRPFQLTASHLEKALTNAKREGVNIRAVILVNPHNPLAEVYSPQEMRAFLEFAKKHKLHAIVDEVYMLTVFDDSVPFHSVLSLDSLPDPQRTHVMWGTSKDFAMAGMRVGTLYTQNQDLVEALDQMGAFHGVPGPIQHQVAQLLQDRDWVSGEFLPETRRRLQAAHGYVTRQLQGLGVPYLHRSAGFYVWADLRKYLREASFAEELSLWRCFLRHKVVLSCGQAFSCSTPGWFRMVFTQQQRHLQLGMERIRQALEETKAARGFSALGAPTASGGQEEASVRSLKKEDSTDSDKAVTVNPVSVNLPENKPTDESTQEDEPASDIPSLASEDLVLLDCQTSQPADGLDSLIGALRQQIRSSDWLEKNTPELAAGEDPGLLDVFTELLDRARK; translated from the exons ATGTGGTCAG CTACAGAAAGAAGCTATCATCCCCCTGACTGTATTCGGCCTGCAGATTTCAGCGACCAGAACCTGGCCGGTTCCTCGGGCACTGGAGCCTCCACCTCCGCTGCTCCGGCTCACATGGCACCAGAGGGCCAGGGAGAGCGGCAGGGCCCCCGGACCCAGCCCCCCGAGAGGCAGAGGAAGCGCCGGCGTGGCGCGGGCCGGGGGTCCGGCTCGTGCGGGGGCCACGGGGCCTTGGACCATGCTCTGGTGAGCTTCCTCAAGTGGCAGCGCTCGGCGGAGGAGCGCCTCCTGTCCCTGGAGGAGGCGCGTCTGGAGCGGGAGGCGCGGGCCGAGGAGCGgagggagcagcaggaggagaggagggcagagagtgagaggcaGCATGAGCTGCGTCTCCTCAGCGTGTTCGCCGGGGCCCTGGCTGCAGCCAGGCACACCGGCCCCTCCACTGCTGACAGCACCCTCCCgcctgccgccgccgccgcccctCCCGGCTCTCTCTCCGCCCACTCTGTCTCGACGTGCTCCACCAACCCAGAGGCCCCTGCTGCCTCATCAGCCCTGGCCAGGCTGCCCgtcctcagccccccctccgCGGAGACACTTGTCCCAGCTGGGCTTCCCCCTGGATCTGGCAACATCCTGGCCACTCTGAGAGGGGCCGACACACCTGGGCACAGTGTTTACCTGTCCTGCCGGGGTAACACCATCAGACAGCACCAGGGCATCCTGCAGGAGGGCTACACCCAGTACCATGCTGATAAACACCATGACACCCACAACCCTGAC GGAATAATCAACATGGGCACCAGTGAGAACAAGCTGTGCTATGATCTGCTCCATAAAAGg CTGGCCCAGTCTGACATGCAACACATGGACGCAGCTCTGCTTCAGTATCCAGACTGGAAAGGCCACCGCTT TCTGAGAGAAGAGGTTGCCAGATTCCTGACACACTACTGTCACCCCCCCAGTCCGCTGAAAGCTGACAGT gtggtgGTTATGAACGGCTGTggttctcttttctcctccatgGCCGCTGTGATATGTGACCCTGAAG ATGCCATGCTCATCCCCACCCCGTTTTATGGGGTGATTACTGAGGACCTACACCTCTACAGTGGAGTCAGGCTCTACCATGTTCCCCTGGACTGTGAG CCCAGTGGCCTCAGCGGCAGGCCATTCCAACTCACCGCGTCCCATCTGGAGAAGGCTCTGACAAACGccaagagagag GGGGTGAACATCCGAGCCGTGATCCTGGTCAACCCTCACAACCCCCTGGCAGAGGTCTACAGCCCCCAGGAGATGAGGGCCTTCCTGGAGTTTGCCAAAAA GCACAAGCTGCACGCCATCGTCGACGAGGTCTACATGTTGACTGTGTTTGACGACTCTGTCCCGTTCCACAGCGTTCTCAGTCTAGACAG CCTGCCTGATCCTCAGAGAACGCATGTTATGTGGGGGACCAGCAAG GACTTTGCGATGGCTGGAATGCGTGTAGGTACTCTGTACACTCAGAACCAGGACTTGGTAGAAGCTCTGGACCAGATGGGAGCGTTTCATGGTGTCCCCGGACCCATACAACACCAGGTGGCCCAACTGCTCCAGGACAGgg ACTGGGTGAGCGGAGAGTTCCTCCCAGAGACGAGgcggaggctgcaggctgctcaCGGCTACGTGACCCGGCAGCTCCAGGGCCTGGGCGTACCCTACCTCCACAGGTCTGCAGGCTTCTACGTCTGGGCAGACCTCAGGAAG taCCTACGCGAGGCTTCGTTTGCTGAGGAGCTGTCCCTGTGGAGGTGTTTCCTCAGACACAAGGTGGTGCTTAGCTGTGGCCAggccttctcctgctccacaCCAGGGTGGTTCCGCATGGTCTTCACGCAGCAACAGCGCCACCTCCAGCTTG GCATGGAGCGGATCAGGCAGGCCTTGGAGGAGACGAAGGCAGCGAGAGGCTTCTCTGCCTTGGGAGCCCCCACAGCCtctggggggcaggaggaggcctCAGTGAGGTCACTGAAGAAGGAGGACAGCACCGACTCAGACAAAGCAGTGACCGTCAACCCTGTGTCCGTCAACCTGCCAGAGAACAAACCAACAGACGAGTCAACACAGGAGGATGAGCCCGCCTCTGACATCCCCTCACTGGCCAGCGAGGACTTGGTGCTGCTGGACTGCCAAACGTCTCAACCCGCAGATGGATTGGACTCGCTGATCGGTGCTCTGAGACAGCAGATCCgctcctctgattggctggagaaGAACACCCCCGAGCTGGCTGCTGGGGAGGACCCGGGGCTGCTGGATGTCTTCACTGAGCTGCTGGACAGGGCCAGGAAGTAG
- the si:ch211-256a21.4 gene encoding uncharacterized protein si:ch211-256a21.4: MKLELELELDNSGSRYRLAQSTVGLLGCLCVTYSVWSPGWLGNKGLWTHWNATEADQTQPAGRPSEGLFFNVLEAERVFAVLSFLMAVSSGALCLVFTFCWTSRTVRSYSNTRSLLMAGQALYPTTLLLLTLGPTGFFFFLSWTLFTYQHWLDITLTSLGSSYWLGALGWLLLLVVLPVVFLVEQCVVPDVIGELMLWQKESQLPYAIRSLSEGHNHGNKRTNKDLRRIVSVP, from the exons AtgaagctggagctggagctggagctggacaaCTCTGGGAGTCGATATCGCCTGGCCCAGTCTACTGTGGGCCTACTGGGCTGCCTGTGTGTCACCTACTCTGTGTGGAGCCCCGGCTGGCTGGGCAATAAGGGATTGTGGACTCACTGGAACGCCACAGAGGCAGATCAGACCCAGCCGGCTGGACGACCCTCAGAGGGGCTCTTCTTCAACG TCCTGGAGGCAGAGCGAGTGTTTGCGGTCCTGTCCTTCCTCATGGCGGTGAGCTCTGGGGCTCTGTGTCTCGTCTTCACCTTCTGCTGGACGTCCCGGACGGTGCGCTCCTACTCCAACACCCGCTCGCTGCTCATGGCTGGCCAGGCTCTGTACCCCACCACCCTGCTGCTCCTCACCCTGGGACCCACTG gatttttcttctttctcagcTGGACTCTCTTCACCTATCAGCACTGGTTGGACATAACCTTAACTTCCCTGGGCTCCTCCTATTGGCTTGGGGCCCTGGGTTGGCTTCTGCTATTGGTGGTTCTGCCCGTGGTCTTCCTGGTGGAGCAGTGTGTTGTCCCAGACGTCATCGGTGAACTGATGTTGTGGCAAAAGGAGAGCCAGCTGCCATACGCCATCCGCTCTCTCAGTGAGGGTCATAATCATGGTAACAAAAGGACTAATAAAGACTTGAGGAGGATTGTCTCTGTGCCTTGA
- the accs gene encoding 1-aminocyclopropane-1-carboxylate synthase-like protein 1 isoform X2 — translation MMDYRGRRHERGSNWSDPEIVELLQLWSDETVQLELESSLRNQHVFDRIAAALRDRSIYRTGDQCREKIKKMKLEYRRIKDNHKLRSWKFYDVMDRVLANRPAITYSSLGGAVIAHQVLHSPSGTDAYMHGLPATTFGPAITGGFLFGNPPRPGDDALRVKCEDVESGDGAPPQLLYNYGSEDDQETERRSARLDEDPVPLVERGECIANMISPSDFSDQNLAGSSGTGASTSAAPAHMAPEGQGERQGPRTQPPERQRKRRRGAGRGSGSCGGHGALDHALVSFLKWQRSAEERLLSLEEARLEREARAEERREQQEERRAESERQHELRLLSVFAGALAAARHTGPSTADSTLPPAAAAAPPGSLSAHSVSTCSTNPEAPAASSALARLPVLSPPSAETLVPAGLPPGSGNILATLRGADTPGHSVYLSCRGNTIRQHQGILQEGYTQYHADKHHDTHNPDGIINMGTSENKLCYDLLHKRLAQSDMQHMDAALLQYPDWKGHRFLREEVARFLTHYCHPPSPLKADSVVVMNGCGSLFSSMAAVICDPEDAMLIPTPFYGVITEDLHLYSGVRLYHVPLDCEPSGLSGRPFQLTASHLEKALTNAKREGVNIRAVILVNPHNPLAEVYSPQEMRAFLEFAKKHKLHAIVDEVYMLTVFDDSVPFHSVLSLDSLPDPQRTHVMWGTSKDFAMAGMRVGTLYTQNQDLVEALDQMGAFHGVPGPIQHQVAQLLQDRDWVSGEFLPETRRRLQAAHGYVTRQLQGLGVPYLHRSAGFYVWADLRKYLREASFAEELSLWRCFLRHKVVLSCGQAFSCSTPGWFRMVFTQQQRHLQLGMERIRQALEETKAARGFSALGAPTASGGQEEASVRSLKKEDSTDSDKAVTVNPVSVNLPENKPTDESTQEDEPASDIPSLASEDLVLLDCQTSQPADGLDSLIGALRQQIRSSDWLEKNTPELAAGEDPGLLDVFTELLDRARK, via the exons ATGATGGACTACCGTGGAAGAAGACATGAACGTGGAAGCAACTGGTCTGACCCAGAGATAGTTGAATTGCTCCAGCTGTGGTCTGACGAGACAGTCCAACTCGAGCTCGAAAGCTCCCTTCGAAATCAACATGTCTTTGACAGGATAGCGGCCGCTTTGCGAGATAGGAGCATATATCGCACAGGGGACCAGTGCAGGGAGAAGATCAAAAAGATGAAGCTGGAATACCGACGTATCAAAGACAATCACAAGTTGAGGTCCTGGAAATTTTACGATGTGATGGACAGGGTCTTAGCAAATAGACCAGCCATAACGTATTCCTCGCTGGGAGGTGCAGTCATCGCCCACCAGGTCCTGCACAGTCCCAGTGGGACAGACGCATACATGCACGGGCTCCCTGCAACTACTTTCGGTCCCGCGATCACGGGTGGGTTTTTGTTTGGCAACCCGCCAAGGCCAGGTGATGACGCGCTGCGCGTAAAATGTGAGGACGTGGAGTCAGGTGATGGAGCACCCCCACAGCTGCTCTACAATTATGGGTCCGAAGATGatcaagagacagagaggagatcTGCCAGATTGGACGAGGATCCTGTGCCCCTTGTTGAACGTGGGGAGTGCATTGCAAACATGATATCTCCATCAG ATTTCAGCGACCAGAACCTGGCCGGTTCCTCGGGCACTGGAGCCTCCACCTCCGCTGCTCCGGCTCACATGGCACCAGAGGGCCAGGGAGAGCGGCAGGGCCCCCGGACCCAGCCCCCCGAGAGGCAGAGGAAGCGCCGGCGTGGCGCGGGCCGGGGGTCCGGCTCGTGCGGGGGCCACGGGGCCTTGGACCATGCTCTGGTGAGCTTCCTCAAGTGGCAGCGCTCGGCGGAGGAGCGCCTCCTGTCCCTGGAGGAGGCGCGTCTGGAGCGGGAGGCGCGGGCCGAGGAGCGgagggagcagcaggaggagaggagggcagagagtgagaggcaGCATGAGCTGCGTCTCCTCAGCGTGTTCGCCGGGGCCCTGGCTGCAGCCAGGCACACCGGCCCCTCCACTGCTGACAGCACCCTCCCgcctgccgccgccgccgcccctCCCGGCTCTCTCTCCGCCCACTCTGTCTCGACGTGCTCCACCAACCCAGAGGCCCCTGCTGCCTCATCAGCCCTGGCCAGGCTGCCCgtcctcagccccccctccgCGGAGACACTTGTCCCAGCTGGGCTTCCCCCTGGATCTGGCAACATCCTGGCCACTCTGAGAGGGGCCGACACACCTGGGCACAGTGTTTACCTGTCCTGCCGGGGTAACACCATCAGACAGCACCAGGGCATCCTGCAGGAGGGCTACACCCAGTACCATGCTGATAAACACCATGACACCCACAACCCTGAC GGAATAATCAACATGGGCACCAGTGAGAACAAGCTGTGCTATGATCTGCTCCATAAAAGg CTGGCCCAGTCTGACATGCAACACATGGACGCAGCTCTGCTTCAGTATCCAGACTGGAAAGGCCACCGCTT TCTGAGAGAAGAGGTTGCCAGATTCCTGACACACTACTGTCACCCCCCCAGTCCGCTGAAAGCTGACAGT gtggtgGTTATGAACGGCTGTggttctcttttctcctccatgGCCGCTGTGATATGTGACCCTGAAG ATGCCATGCTCATCCCCACCCCGTTTTATGGGGTGATTACTGAGGACCTACACCTCTACAGTGGAGTCAGGCTCTACCATGTTCCCCTGGACTGTGAG CCCAGTGGCCTCAGCGGCAGGCCATTCCAACTCACCGCGTCCCATCTGGAGAAGGCTCTGACAAACGccaagagagag GGGGTGAACATCCGAGCCGTGATCCTGGTCAACCCTCACAACCCCCTGGCAGAGGTCTACAGCCCCCAGGAGATGAGGGCCTTCCTGGAGTTTGCCAAAAA GCACAAGCTGCACGCCATCGTCGACGAGGTCTACATGTTGACTGTGTTTGACGACTCTGTCCCGTTCCACAGCGTTCTCAGTCTAGACAG CCTGCCTGATCCTCAGAGAACGCATGTTATGTGGGGGACCAGCAAG GACTTTGCGATGGCTGGAATGCGTGTAGGTACTCTGTACACTCAGAACCAGGACTTGGTAGAAGCTCTGGACCAGATGGGAGCGTTTCATGGTGTCCCCGGACCCATACAACACCAGGTGGCCCAACTGCTCCAGGACAGgg ACTGGGTGAGCGGAGAGTTCCTCCCAGAGACGAGgcggaggctgcaggctgctcaCGGCTACGTGACCCGGCAGCTCCAGGGCCTGGGCGTACCCTACCTCCACAGGTCTGCAGGCTTCTACGTCTGGGCAGACCTCAGGAAG taCCTACGCGAGGCTTCGTTTGCTGAGGAGCTGTCCCTGTGGAGGTGTTTCCTCAGACACAAGGTGGTGCTTAGCTGTGGCCAggccttctcctgctccacaCCAGGGTGGTTCCGCATGGTCTTCACGCAGCAACAGCGCCACCTCCAGCTTG GCATGGAGCGGATCAGGCAGGCCTTGGAGGAGACGAAGGCAGCGAGAGGCTTCTCTGCCTTGGGAGCCCCCACAGCCtctggggggcaggaggaggcctCAGTGAGGTCACTGAAGAAGGAGGACAGCACCGACTCAGACAAAGCAGTGACCGTCAACCCTGTGTCCGTCAACCTGCCAGAGAACAAACCAACAGACGAGTCAACACAGGAGGATGAGCCCGCCTCTGACATCCCCTCACTGGCCAGCGAGGACTTGGTGCTGCTGGACTGCCAAACGTCTCAACCCGCAGATGGATTGGACTCGCTGATCGGTGCTCTGAGACAGCAGATCCgctcctctgattggctggagaaGAACACCCCCGAGCTGGCTGCTGGGGAGGACCCGGGGCTGCTGGATGTCTTCACTGAGCTGCTGGACAGGGCCAGGAAGTAG